Genomic window (Centroberyx gerrardi isolate f3 chromosome 9, fCenGer3.hap1.cur.20231027, whole genome shotgun sequence):
TGTTGACGAGCAGCGCGCCGCGTCGCGCTGACACTGCCACCGTTAACCTCCATGTCGTCTCGTTCTCTCAGCCTCCGTGTCGTGCGAAGTTCTACAAGATATTTATTCTTAATACGTGTCTTTTTCGAGACAAAGTACTGTAAGATACGAGTTTTGATTTCATGTTCTGGAGCCGAAAAATCAAGTATACCTTACAGAGATGTATGTATACGTCTGCCACTCCAATGTCTGTTGAGAGAAAACGACTAGATTTTGTTTCTCATTTTAAGCCAAAAGAGTCTCGGGAGTTCAGGGTGTTTCAAGTGGAAAATGCCAATAAATTATATGGAAATTTACCTCAGACTGCCTCTGTTTTTCTTGCCATGCCTTTACCTCACACCTGGTTTTCCTGTAGAGTTTAAAGGGGAGGGGGCAGGGATCCTTCACTGTTCCTACAGTTTTATATCATTACACTGAGTCTATTGAAACACACCTGTGAacttttttcatgtgaaaataaTTTAGAAATATTTTTAGTACTTTATTCTCTAGCATCCTTTTTATTTCCATCCTCGAGTTCCAGGCTGTTTTTAGGGCGTTTCAAGCTGCCAGAAAGAGACacttctctgattggctggcattACTAGAGGctccgccctcctccctcctccctgccccaAAAGCAAGATGATTGGTCAACTTAGTAAGGTAAGCTTGCTACATCACAAACCAGCTGTTCTGATTGGCCCGTTTCAGAGGCAACATCAGAGCgttggaaaaacaacaaatagtacagttttcagtttttactGAGCGAGGATCAGAATCAAAATAGAATTGTTGAGGTTATGACTTTGACACCTGACATCTGACTCCTCTGAAAGTCTTTTGAAAAGCAACATccagaaaaagaaagactgaaaagcTTCCAGAGAACCAGTTCAGCTGTGATGAGCTGCAGTGGCTCAGAGGGTTAAACAGCTACAGGGTGGTTttaaggttgtgggttcaagcCCCGTTTCTAAGAATCTTTTGCAGGACAGCATGCAGAGGAAAGACTGAAAAGCTCTGAGAGAAGATCTTCAGGTGTGAAGAAGACCTGGTGGTGTGACGGTGTCGTTTTCAGCGCAGACTCTGGGTTCATCTGAAGCTGTTGGGTCGCTGGTTCGAGTCCCACTGTGACCCCTAAACACTGAGGTGGCTTCTTATTCTGCTATAAAATTAGGAAATGTCCCTTTGACTCTAAACTATATTACTGATGACAAGATCCATTCACGTGCTTGAagtggggagagaaaggcatATGTagcttgtttctgtgtttctcatgcTTTCGTCAGCTAATTCCCCTTTATCCCATAAACTCCAACACAAATCCATACATGcaggtaagcacacacacacacacacacacacattacaccacACCATGAAGATGGACAGAGCTGGAAAATGTCCTAACTCTTTAGCCGTCAACAGCCGCTGCTTTGACGAGACTCACCATTTGGGAATGTGATGATGAGCACATGAAATATTGACAAAGCACATATTTGAAGGCGAGACTCCGGCATAAATGCATAAACATGAGATGgtatttttttaagtatgcatgAGAATGTTTGCTACAAAATGAGACATCTTCATcaggaaaaaaagaactaaTGGCAAAAAAGAAAGGTGCAACCTTACAAAATGTTTAATGGcacaaaattaaacaaattacGGTAAAAAGAGTATATAACTTATGTTCATTTATGACCAAGGTTTTATGACCTAGGACAGATTGCATCCTTTAGATTTGGTGATATGGAGGATGTTCTTCAGATACTTTATCCCACAAACTGGATACAACATTTTGGAAGAACTACCAATATTGTTTCTCCACTAAGGATAGAGTTGCTACAAAAGGAGACACTTTAATTGCTTGCCCATGTATTAGATTTGTGTGTCAGTCCTGAAAATCATGTTAGAGtggaatggggaaaaaaaaaaaaaagttgccatttccatttcttccttgAACTTGATTAGCCTCGTGAAAATCCACTTTATAATTTCAAAACTACATGACCACTAtaatttctcttcttcctcacagAAAAAAGGGAATAAAGGGCAGGAAggcaaaatgaacaaataagtTAGCATGGACTTTAATGTCTGTACAAACTGTTAGCTCACATCATCTGATCGTTACACTCGTTATaatctgctgtgtttctgcaggagctgcaggcaGGAAACAGAcgatgatgttgatgttgatgtgtaACTTGTGTTCAACATAAGCTCCTGTCCAGTTTGACCTGCGCTCCGGTGCAGGCGGGCGGCTTCCCTCCCTAAACACAAACATTAATATCACAATCCCATCCCATCATGTGACTGTACGCCAGGCTCTGATACTTAAAATATTTGATATTCAAGAAGTTctaagaatcagaatcacttaatTCATCCAAGTCCAAAAaatgataaatataaataaaagtaCAACTATTTTCTTATGTTacctaaaaaaataactatTCTGGACAACAGATCACATATAGAGCAAGACATACTGCATATATAGATCACTACATACAGCATATATTCAATATATAGAATATACAAAGTGATTCTCACCTTGTAGAGTTGGCACACCAAATGGAAAAGTGATGACATTGCCTTGTCCTGATTCTCGTCTGTGTATTCCTGTAAGAGAACAGCAGATTATCTTTGATCTATCATGACCTTTAGTCTGTTTTACATGTCAGAAATGTACAGAACTGTCATCTAAAACCACATAACAGCTCTTTGGTTCATCAGTACTTTAAATGCTTGCGTACaccaatgaaaatgaaatattctcTTGACCGAACGTTTCTCAGAGACagaataatctgattggttgagttaaacctcagtggacgGAGCCAAAGTACCACAGTTTTTCCGGCTAAGTAGCGTTAgcctgaagcccagtgaaaaagacaagaggtaagagaggaggaagctaatattatgaagcctagcgctctgctactagctgaaaaaacacaatctaccatactaagttatctaggttagctagttagctagctgaccttccaaattcaaactagccatactagcctatagctatctaggtaagctagttagctagctgctgaccttcaacatcattaataaatggaaaaagaagtcatttttcacaatttagatttttacatcTCTTtagaccagagttccttctttgccattgaagtttgccagttagctaacatttggctccgcccactgaggtttaactcaataattctgagaaatgtttgtataataaAACTGATGCAGTTTATATATCCACGACGGACAGATGCAGTGCAGTCTCAGCGGTGTTTTACCCCGTTGAAGGTGACCCAGGGGACGTGGTTGTGGGCGGGGTTTAGCGCTCTGGTCATGATGGCGTTGTTGTGCATCAGTTTGTAGCCCAGATCTCCTTTCACACAGGAGTCGATGTTGGACCACGACACTGCAGGGGCATAAAGCTGCAGACACTGGACCAAGACGACAGAGCAGCATCACCAACAATACACATGCAGTGTATTAGTTTATTCAGAGTTTGATAACATACCAAGAAATATGAGACTACAGTCAATTTTCTCTTAATTCTCTAGAAAGATGATATTGGAAGTCCTGGATGAAGAAATCCAGGAAATCCATTTACAGTGTGGAAGACCCATGGAATGCTACGCAAGCTAACGTTGCAGTTCAAATTTCAGTTCAACCTGGGTTCAAATTTCCAATACCACTGCAGGTCTTGCAGAAGAAGTTTGTTGAGGGTCAGTGAATGGTTTTTCTTTCAATACTCACAGGTTGGGCAGCGTTGAGAACGTTGGCTGCTGATTCCATGCAGTTGATGACTTGAAACGCTGCGTGGCCCGCTGAATTGATGATACAGGCCTGAGGAACACATTATCAATCCAAACTGATTAGATTCTTGTTTAAGAAAATGCACTGTGCTATAGGTGATGAAGCAGTCAGCATGCAAACCTCAATCATGTTCCCGAGGCATTCAGGCTGTCCATGCTGACAGGTGAAGGGAGAATTTGCTGACGGAAGCTCCTAGAAGGAAAACCAAGGATGAATCTTGATTCTTTGTAGGGCTTTCAAACCAGGAAGTTGACTTGGTTAATTGCTGCAGACACATTGCAAGGCAGAAATAATACAGGACTGGCATTTGGTTCAGGACGAAATCTAACAAGACCACAGAGTGCAGAAACAGACTAAAGATTACCTACATTCAATGCTGAAGAATGGGCGCAAATGAGGTCAGCCTATCTAAGAACTACCATAAAGGACCAGGGTTAGCGTACCTTAGCGTTGCCATAAGACCAGAGTTAGCTTACCTTAGCGTTGCCAAAGGGGACTAGGGTTAGCGTACCTTAGCGTTGCGATAAGACCAGAGTTAGCGTACCTTAGCGTTGCCATAAGACCAGAGTTAGCTTACCTTAGCGTTGCCATAAGACCAGAGTTAGCTTACCTTAGCGTTGCCGTAGTGGACCAGGGTTAGCGCACCTTAGCATTGCCATAAAGGACCAGGGTTAGCGCACCTTAGCGTTGCCATAAGGACCAGGGTTAGCGTACCCTAGCGTTGCCATAGTGGACCAGGGTTAGCGCACCTTAGCGTTGTTATAAGGACCAGTGTTAGCGTACCTTAGTGTTGCCATAAAGGACCAGGGTTAGCGCACCTTAGCGTTGCCATAAGGACCAGGGTTAGCGTACCCTAGCATTGCCATAGTGGACCAGGGTTAGCGCATCTTAGCGTTGCCATAAAGGACCAGGGTTAGCGCACCTTAGCGTTGCCATAAAGGACCAGGGTTAGCGCACCTTAGCGTTGCCATAGGGGACCAGGGTTAGCGTACCCTAGCGTTGCCATAGTGGACCAGGGTTAGCGCATCTTAGCGTTGCCATAAAGGACCAGGGTTAGCGTACCTTAGCGTTGCCATAAAGGACCAGGGTTAGCGTACCCTAGCGTTGCCATAGTGGACCAGGGTTAGCGCATCTTAGCGTTGCCATAAAGGACCAGGGTTAGCGCATCTTAGCATTGCCATAAAGGACCAGGGTTAGCGTACCTTAGCGTTGCCATAAGGACCAGGGTTAGCGTACCTTAGCGATGCCATAAGGACCAGGGTTAGCGTACCTTAGCGATGCCATAAGGACCAGGGTTAGCGTACCTTAGCGATGCCATAAGGACCAGGGTTAGCGTACCTTAGCGATGCCATAAGGACCAGGGTTAGCGTACCTTAGCGTTGCCATAGGGGATCAGGTTGACGGTCATGATGTCCTGCAGCATGGTCCAGGTAGGGAAGAGCTGCTGGGTGATGAAGGCTCTGCAGCCCGGACAGAGACTCTCATAGTACAGAGAGACTACGACTGGAGGAACGGCCGGGTCGGGCCTGGTGGCGGTCAGCTCCATACACTGCTTCTGCACCTACACACCATGAAAAACAAACCTTCTGTAAAACGGAACAGGTCCGTTCAAATATTGCTTTTTCACTATGGCCATAGACTTGCTATGAGCAGAGACACCTTAACTGGATCTATGTAAAATCTGGAGATGAATTAGACAGAAGACAGTGAATTTGGAAAGATGGAAAAGATGTCAGAGCACCAAGATGGATTTTATGGGGATAATATGCCACATTCATgtcagatttactgtaaatataaCCTGaccactggggaaaaaaaaaacattcatgtcTGCCTCTGACTTGTGACTTTAATTAAAAGTAGGATATGTGAGAATTTGTTATCTGCTCCAATAATACCACAGATCCAAGGTCATTCAGGAAATGAAAACACTGGATGATTCTTATGTATTATTAATTCTTACTGAGCTCTCATCACTATAAGAACAGATGACATTTGAATGTACTACACAATGGGGTACACATAAAATCAGACCAATTTACTTAAAACTTATTTTACAAGTTTGTCACAAGGAAGCCACTGTGTTCATGCACCTGGTCCACTGATAAACAGGTCAGATCCCCATTGTGTTCAAGGGGAGAATGAACAGAACAGTTAATTGAACCTTGGTGAACCACAAGCCTGTGAGGCACGATAAAACTCaagaaaattttttttttttttccagctttcAGTCATCTTAAAACTCATTAGACATTGTACAGTAACGGTCCACAGTCTAGTCTGTGACCCAGACCTCCAGTGTGGCTGCTGGGCTGCAGTCACATGCTGTTTCTGGGAAATTCAGAACCTCTGGTGCTCAATTTCTAAAGCATGATTCTCATTTCAGTTCAGACAAGGGAATCTTTGACAGAACTCGACTGAACTCATGATGAAAGACAGTGTTTTGGGAATAACAGCCATAAATAAcgaaataaataacattttaaatgtgTATATGTTGTCTTCTTCCATAACGTATACAGGGTTTTGGGAATGAACTCTTCCACTCATGATGGGAAAAGTGCGTTAAAAATAATGGCCATTCGCAAATCACCCATAAGACAAGCTTAGCAAATCATCTCACTAGTGTAGAATATAATTCATAATAAAGCCTACAACCTATAAATC
Coding sequences:
- the LOC139925739 gene encoding gamma-interferon-inducible lysosomal thiol reductase-like, translated to MKLTVLLAVFLLFFTDQSSEGKSHPKPSCPYPPSQWCRSLEIALECKVQKQCMELTATRPDPAVPPVVVSLYYESLCPGCRAFITQQLFPTWTMLQDIMTVNLIPYGNAKELPSANSPFTCQHGQPECLGNMIEACIINSAGHAAFQVINCMESAANVLNAAQPCLQLYAPAVSWSNIDSCVKGDLGYKLMHNNAIMTRALNPAHNHVPWVTFNGEYTDENQDKAMSSLFHLVCQLYKGGKPPACTGAQVKLDRSLC